One genomic segment of Paenibacillus sp. FSL H8-0332 includes these proteins:
- a CDS encoding polysaccharide deacetylase — MKDNLENPIRRIMICGLLVIAVVLSLGVSAYGGQGNSSGSRSKYSLQAEAGSTLTLLSKNNPPAVPVQDLPPAVVRMTTAESRQPHISGGGSAPKAGAEHPAPAIHQVSAAAGKAAPAAGQRKEKVVYLTFDDGPSAVTPKVLTILQEQGIKATFFVLGDQAASRPELINAIWEQGHAIGNHTYNHNYHDLYSGFTEFWRQIKMAEETVREITGVRPQLVRAPGGTFGHFDSTYFNLLKQAGYGVMDWTVDSGDSRRRGVLAAEIVQASVADLTSSSVVLLLHDGSGHEQSAKALPAIIERYRAAGYEFGVLDAQSDPVQFRVSSKAAALQRGKPSQDWISANIAPNAELFAPGKALALEIGRMEIKLKPGEYRLQDGQYYVPLRATVERLGGRVGWNAATRSAAVSWNGRSMTLDSEKQEVGIHWPDGTAEYKAAQVQLQGSSLWVPLRTLLEAAGHPGAEAFVNVEERRVTAA, encoded by the coding sequence ATGAAGGACAACCTGGAAAATCCTATCCGCCGCATCATGATCTGCGGGTTGCTTGTTATTGCTGTTGTACTGAGTCTGGGTGTGTCAGCTTATGGAGGGCAGGGGAATTCTTCCGGTTCGCGGAGTAAGTACTCCCTACAGGCTGAAGCAGGCAGTACGTTAACTCTACTCTCTAAGAATAATCCTCCAGCTGTCCCGGTGCAAGATTTGCCCCCGGCAGTGGTCAGAATGACAACCGCAGAATCACGGCAGCCGCATATTTCCGGGGGCGGTTCAGCCCCTAAGGCAGGGGCAGAGCATCCTGCTCCCGCGATACATCAAGTATCCGCTGCTGCGGGAAAAGCTGCTCCAGCAGCGGGACAGCGCAAGGAGAAGGTGGTCTATCTGACTTTTGACGACGGGCCAAGCGCAGTTACTCCCAAGGTCCTTACCATATTGCAGGAGCAGGGGATTAAGGCGACCTTCTTCGTGCTGGGGGATCAGGCCGCAAGCCGTCCCGAGCTGATCAACGCCATCTGGGAGCAGGGGCATGCTATCGGCAACCATACCTATAATCATAACTATCATGATTTATATAGCGGATTCACGGAATTTTGGCGCCAAATCAAAATGGCGGAGGAAACGGTACGTGAGATCACAGGCGTCCGTCCGCAGTTGGTCCGTGCGCCTGGCGGTACGTTCGGCCATTTCGACAGCACGTACTTCAATCTGCTGAAGCAGGCAGGCTACGGGGTGATGGACTGGACCGTGGATAGCGGGGATTCCCGCCGCCGGGGAGTGCTCGCTGCGGAGATTGTGCAGGCTTCTGTTGCGGACCTGACCTCCTCCAGTGTGGTATTGCTGCTGCATGACGGATCAGGCCATGAACAGAGTGCCAAGGCGCTGCCTGCCATTATTGAACGCTACAGAGCGGCCGGTTATGAGTTCGGCGTTCTGGATGCGCAGAGTGATCCGGTACAGTTCAGGGTGTCCTCCAAGGCAGCCGCACTTCAGCGGGGCAAGCCGTCACAGGATTGGATATCAGCCAATATTGCTCCGAATGCGGAGCTGTTTGCACCAGGCAAGGCGCTTGCGCTTGAGATTGGCCGGATGGAGATCAAGCTGAAGCCCGGAGAGTACCGTCTCCAGGACGGGCAGTACTATGTTCCGCTACGCGCCACCGTGGAACGGCTGGGCGGACGGGTCGGCTGGAATGCGGCTACCCGCAGCGCAGCTGTAAGCTGGAACGGCCGCAGCATGACGTTAGACTCAGAGAAGCAAGAGGTTGGCATTCACTGGCCGGACGGAACGGCAGAGTACAAGGCGGCACAGGTGCAGCTCCAAGGCTCCTCCCTCTGGGTACCCCTGCGTACGCTGCTTGAGGCGGCTGGGCATCCGGGCGCCGAGGCCTTTGTTAATGTAGAGGAGCGCAGGGTTACAGCAGCGTAA
- a CDS encoding DUF58 domain-containing protein, protein MIDPKSQVYSQQNRYGNAEIAGFPRKRVRRAAKEWGRMLLLMAVTGGLYLWRGGESLLLLLTAGGVVMSGGLLMQLCGPRRVNVQRTITPAHLSAGDDAVVEVEISFAARIPLPWMIVTDYWSGGSHQELLFPGFRRSFKYSYELLSVPRGVHQLHGCSVTWGDLPGLFTGGCQPGGKADFKVLPRALYMGTVVPDTGLLPGDRASGRGNHNSPQAADIRDYAPGDPFSRIHWKSSARKGNLQSRVPEREAGQMTCIVLASSPADYEIPGGAHPPRSQRRSVIPAFEQAVSATMGLLLSAERTGSYIQLFSGGWPEGMARHEGLGQIPGRVRDLLTEIAPSGSQSLSRLLEDASRSWIPGMTVSVITGRLEEESARTLARFLVQGIRVELYYVWDQPAPSRTPGNPVRSPAGAAGTMPELSRSSRLAPEGWETTGQHDPAAYGNSRPPASDTIAGSLMRLGARIHCLSYAAPAQGYKGAEPDGFPDNSNSR, encoded by the coding sequence TTGATAGATCCGAAATCACAGGTATATTCACAGCAGAACAGGTATGGGAATGCAGAGATTGCCGGGTTCCCCCGGAAGCGTGTGCGCCGCGCAGCCAAGGAGTGGGGGCGAATGCTGCTCCTGATGGCAGTTACCGGGGGACTGTATTTGTGGCGTGGAGGAGAATCGCTCCTGCTGCTGCTGACAGCTGGCGGAGTGGTCATGTCCGGCGGCCTGCTGATGCAGCTCTGCGGTCCCCGGAGAGTTAATGTCCAGCGCACGATTACTCCTGCGCATCTGTCTGCGGGGGACGATGCAGTTGTGGAAGTGGAGATTTCTTTTGCCGCCAGAATCCCGCTGCCCTGGATGATTGTGACCGATTACTGGAGCGGGGGCAGCCATCAGGAGCTGCTGTTTCCCGGCTTCCGGCGCTCCTTCAAATATTCGTATGAGCTACTGTCTGTTCCCAGGGGTGTACATCAGCTTCATGGGTGCAGTGTAACCTGGGGGGATCTGCCGGGGCTGTTCACCGGCGGCTGCCAGCCGGGCGGCAAGGCGGACTTCAAGGTGCTGCCAAGGGCACTATATATGGGCACAGTTGTGCCGGATACCGGCTTGCTGCCCGGGGACCGTGCATCTGGGCGGGGGAACCACAACAGCCCGCAAGCTGCGGATATCCGTGATTATGCGCCGGGTGATCCGTTCAGCCGGATTCACTGGAAGAGCAGCGCCCGTAAAGGCAACCTGCAGAGCAGAGTGCCGGAACGTGAAGCGGGGCAGATGACCTGCATCGTGCTTGCGAGCAGTCCGGCGGATTACGAGATTCCCGGCGGTGCGCATCCTCCCCGCAGCCAGCGGAGGTCGGTGATCCCGGCCTTTGAACAGGCGGTATCGGCTACGATGGGGCTGCTGCTCTCTGCCGAGCGTACCGGCAGCTACATCCAGCTCTTCAGTGGCGGCTGGCCGGAAGGGATGGCCAGACATGAGGGGCTGGGCCAGATTCCCGGGAGGGTCCGGGATCTGCTCACAGAGATTGCCCCCTCCGGTTCACAGAGTCTCAGCAGACTGCTGGAGGATGCGTCGCGGAGCTGGATTCCCGGGATGACGGTATCGGTCATTACCGGCCGGTTGGAGGAGGAGTCGGCGAGAACGCTGGCCCGCTTTCTGGTGCAGGGAATCAGGGTGGAGCTGTATTATGTCTGGGATCAGCCTGCTCCGAGCCGGACTCCCGGTAATCCTGTGCGGAGTCCCGCCGGAGCAGCGGGTACAATGCCGGAGCTATCCCGCAGCAGCAGGCTGGCACCGGAGGGGTGGGAAACAACCGGGCAGCATGATCCCGCAGCTTACGGGAACAGCAGACCGCCTGCCTCGGATACGATTGCGGGAAGTCTGATGCGGCTTGGAGCGAGGATTCACTGTCTGAGCTATGCTGCTCCTGCACAAGGGTACAAGGGGGCGGAGCCTGATGGATTCCCGGATAACTCCAACTCTCGTTAA
- a CDS encoding transglutaminase domain-containing protein → MSTNGASPKGSTYSRQRRYGSIWFSAAGMQESDLAENSSAGKRENSPLYYRGLFSLAIMGVFALWLLPLYRLSAAADHTQLLRLLMLSAAALLAWGCLLLPRLVQASGQFLLIFMTWYALGAAAGGGGGWLKVYAMEKSRQDALLLLSGRISALSEDSRLLILVLGWGLLVSSVQQLALYRGSIALFTSLTLVYLLVLDMGYAVNTSGDVLVTVGLILWLRALSGLLHLQERTGRPVLPYARWGARAFSAAVIVTLAAWIAGQGLGARPAAPVTLQPVLDKLEHWAAAQKPEEAGVPGTGSSSSTGYSMEDRELGMPLTPSREAAFTVTASRPYYWRGESMAYYDGRRWIRSGAAYSALNLPRLSGAVPALADAVSAGGQTFIQRIQLASPSPGGVPLFSAGAITDVQNIRLADGSQLGYVLASSDKLSFRLPEVYGSAGVTEYTVKSVLPPSDPAVLRTLKGSDPEGVRSQYLQLPAALPPRARALAGQLTAAAASRYDAAVAVAGYLQDGYSYSLKTRVPPSGADFTDDFLFGTRQGYCVHFATAMTVLLRSSGIPARYVQGYGPGTAVPGSVPQRYSVTGGDAHAWVEVYFPGAGWVPFDPTPSAAAAAALGAAATDPAAASAPPDTRRSAALHADALTAALPQAGGPDTAPLALAALVLAAAIRWRRSLALLPAVRRVGRLGRERQLRAAALAWHGLAARYGPPLPGVTAREYADSLAIEDGRLRAAVRGFVRQWETLAYGGAGGGVPLAAARSAGDVVPLPASGSAGGAAPSTPSASPAPPNAADTTDAAAFMARCLMITFHLT, encoded by the coding sequence GTGAGTACGAATGGCGCCAGTCCGAAGGGCTCAACCTACAGCAGGCAGCGGCGCTACGGAAGCATCTGGTTTTCAGCGGCAGGGATGCAGGAATCAGACCTTGCAGAGAACAGCTCCGCAGGTAAAAGAGAGAACAGCCCCCTGTACTATCGCGGCCTGTTCTCTTTGGCGATTATGGGCGTCTTTGCGCTGTGGCTGCTGCCGCTCTACAGATTGTCTGCGGCAGCGGACCATACACAGCTCCTGCGGCTCCTGATGCTCTCGGCAGCAGCATTACTCGCATGGGGCTGTCTGCTGCTGCCCCGTCTTGTCCAGGCAAGCGGGCAGTTTCTTCTAATCTTCATGACCTGGTATGCCCTTGGTGCTGCTGCGGGAGGTGGGGGCGGGTGGCTGAAGGTCTATGCCATGGAGAAAAGCAGACAGGATGCCTTGCTGCTCCTCTCTGGCCGGATCTCTGCATTAAGCGAGGATAGCAGGCTGCTGATTCTGGTGCTGGGCTGGGGACTGCTGGTATCCTCTGTCCAGCAGCTTGCGCTGTACAGAGGAAGTATTGCGCTGTTCACCAGTCTAACGCTGGTGTATCTGTTGGTGCTGGATATGGGTTATGCCGTTAATACTTCCGGGGATGTCCTGGTCACTGTTGGGCTGATCTTGTGGCTGCGGGCCTTAAGCGGGCTGCTCCACCTGCAAGAGAGGACAGGAAGGCCTGTTCTTCCTTATGCCCGCTGGGGAGCCAGGGCATTCTCAGCGGCTGTAATCGTAACGCTGGCCGCCTGGATAGCCGGGCAAGGGCTGGGAGCGCGCCCGGCTGCCCCGGTTACGCTGCAGCCGGTGCTGGACAAGCTGGAGCACTGGGCAGCGGCGCAAAAGCCGGAGGAGGCAGGCGTGCCCGGCACTGGCAGCAGTAGCAGTACTGGCTACAGCATGGAGGACAGAGAGCTCGGTATGCCTCTGACTCCCAGCCGGGAGGCGGCCTTCACGGTCACTGCTTCCCGTCCCTACTATTGGCGAGGGGAGAGCATGGCTTATTATGACGGCCGCCGCTGGATCAGGAGCGGAGCCGCGTATTCAGCACTGAATCTGCCCCGGCTGTCCGGGGCGGTGCCTGCTCTGGCGGATGCTGTATCAGCCGGGGGGCAGACGTTTATTCAGCGGATTCAACTGGCTTCGCCCTCCCCTGGAGGTGTGCCGCTGTTCAGTGCAGGCGCTATAACGGACGTACAGAACATCCGGCTTGCGGACGGAAGCCAGCTGGGTTACGTGCTGGCCAGTTCGGACAAGCTTAGCTTCCGCCTGCCGGAAGTCTACGGCTCTGCAGGGGTTACGGAGTATACTGTGAAGTCTGTTCTGCCGCCAAGCGATCCGGCGGTGCTGCGGACGCTGAAGGGGAGTGATCCTGAAGGGGTTCGCAGTCAGTATTTGCAGCTCCCCGCTGCTCTGCCGCCCAGAGCGCGTGCACTGGCTGGCCAGCTTACTGCTGCTGCGGCCAGCCGTTACGATGCTGCTGTAGCCGTAGCCGGCTATCTTCAGGACGGCTACTCCTATTCGTTGAAGACCCGCGTGCCGCCATCCGGTGCCGATTTCACCGATGATTTTCTGTTCGGGACCCGCCAGGGGTATTGTGTGCATTTTGCCACTGCGATGACGGTCCTGCTGCGCAGCAGCGGCATTCCGGCGCGGTACGTCCAGGGCTACGGCCCGGGAACCGCCGTGCCCGGCTCTGTGCCGCAGCGCTATAGCGTGACCGGCGGCGATGCCCACGCCTGGGTCGAGGTCTATTTCCCCGGCGCGGGCTGGGTCCCCTTCGACCCCACGCCCTCCGCCGCTGCCGCCGCTGCCCTCGGCGCGGCGGCTACGGACCCGGCGGCTGCCTCTGCGCCGCCGGACACCCGCCGCTCCGCTGCGCTGCACGCGGACGCGCTTACCGCCGCCCTGCCGCAGGCGGGCGGCCCGGACACTGCGCCGCTCGCGCTGGCGGCGCTGGTGCTGGCTGCCGCCATCCGCTGGCGGCGCAGCCTGGCCCTGCTGCCGGCGGTGCGCCGCGTCGGCAGGCTTGGCCGTGAGCGGCAGCTGCGCGCCGCCGCTCTGGCCTGGCACGGGCTGGCGGCGCGGTATGGGCCGCCGCTGCCCGGGGTTACCGCCAGGGAGTACGCAGACTCCCTGGCTATCGAGGACGGGCGGCTGCGCGCCGCCGTCCGGGGGTTTGTACGCCAGTGGGAGACCCTGGCGTATGGCGGCGCCGGAGGCGGCGTGCCTTTAGCGGCCGCGCGCTCCGCTGGAGACGTCGTGCCTTTGCCG